In the Balaenoptera acutorostrata chromosome 7, mBalAcu1.1, whole genome shotgun sequence genome, one interval contains:
- the PEG10 gene encoding retrotransposon-derived protein PEG10 isoform 1 (protein translation is dependent on -1 ribosomal frameshift; isoform 1 is encoded by transcript variant 1; non-AUG (CUG) translation initiation codon) — MGPDCPPPPPPPPPNDPASPSSSPCSGQRGQYNPNLAERRREDLSEEINNLREKVMKQSEENNNLQNQVQKLTEENTSLREQVEPAPEEEEDDIELCGAAAAAAPATPIEEESPEDLPEKFDGNPDMLVPFMAQCQLFMEKSTRDFSVDRVRVCFVTSMMTGRAARWASAKLERSHYLMHNYPAFMTEMKHVFEDPQRREAAKRKIRRLRQGMGSVIDYSNAFQMIAQDLDWNEPALIDQYHEGLSDHIQAELSRLEVAKSLSALIGQCIHIERRLARAAAARKPRSPPRALVMPHVNSHHQVDPTEPVGGARMRLTQEEKERRRKLNLCLYCGNGGHYADNCPAKASKASPAGKLPGPAVEGPSATGPELIRSPQDDAASSPHLQVMLQIHLPGRHTLFVRAMIDSGASGNFIDHEYVAQNGIPLRVKDWPILVEAIDGRPIASGPVVHETHDLIVDLGDHREVLSFDVTQSPFFPIVLGVRWLSTHDPNITWSTRSIVFDSEYCRYHCRMYSPIPPPLPPPAQPSFYYPVEGYRVYQPVRYYYVQNVYTPVDENVYPDHRLVDPSIEMIPGAHSIPSGHVYSLSEPEMAALRDFVARNVKDGLITPTVAPNGAQVLQVKRGWKLQVSYDCRAPNNFTIQNQYPRLSIPNLEDQAHLATYTEYVPQIPGYPTYPAYATYPTYPVGFAWYPVGRDGQGRSLYVPVMITWNPHWYRQPPVPQYPPPQPPPPPPPPPPPPSYSTM, encoded by the exons CTGGGGCCCGActgcccacctcctcctcctcctcctccccccaacgatcctgcctccccctccagctccccCTGCAGCGGCCAGAGGGGCCAGTACAACCCCAACCTGGCCGAACGAAGGCGGGAGGATCTCTCTGAAGAGATCAACAACCTCAGAGAGAAGGTCATGAAGCAGTCTGAGGAGAACAACAACCTGCAGAACCAGGTACAGAAACTCACAGAGGAGAACACCTCCCTCCGCGAGCAGGTGGAGCCCGCccctgaggaggaggaagatgacaTTGAGCTCTGCGGAGCTGCAGCCGCTGCCGCCCCAGCCACTCCGATCGAGGAGGAGAGCCCAGAAGACCTTCCCGAGAAGTTCGACGGCAACCCAGACATGCTGGTGCCTTTCATGGCCCAGTGCCAGCTCTTCATGGAAAAGAGCACCAGAGATTTCTCCGTTGATCGCGTGCGCGTCTGCTTCGTGACAAGCATGATGACCGGCCGTGCTGCCCGCTGGGCCTCCGCCAAGCTCGAGCGATCCCACTACCTGATGCACAACTACCCAGCCTTCATGACCGAAATGAAGCACGTCTTTGAAGACCCTCAGCGGCGCGAGGCTGCCAAACGCAAGATCAGACGTCTGCGCCAAGGCATGGGGTCAGTCATCGACTATTCCAACGCTTTCCAGATGATCGCACAGGACCTGGATTGGAATGAGCCTGCCCTGATTGACCAGTACCACGAGGGCCTCAGCGACCACATTCAGGCGGAGCTGTCGCGCCTCGAAGTCGCCAAGTCGCTGTCCGCACTGATCGGCCAGTGCATCCACATCGAGAGAAGGCTGGCCCGGGCAGCTGCCGCCCGCAAACCGCGCTCCCCGCCACGTGCGCTGGTGATGCCTCACGTCAACAGCCACCACCAGGTAGATCCGACCGAGCCCGTGGGAGGTGCCCGCATGCGCCTgacccaggaagaaaaagaaagacgcCGAAAGCTGAACCTGTGCCTCTACTGTGGGAATGGAGGTCACTACGCCGACAACTGTCCTGCCAAGGCCTCCAAGGCTTCGCCGGCGGGA AAACTCCCCGGCCCCGCTGTAGAGGGACCTTCAGCGACCGGGCCGGAATTAATAAGGTCCCCACAAGATGATGCTGCTTCATCGCCACACTTGCAAGTGATGCTCCAGATTCATCTTCCGGGCAGACACACCCTGTTTGTCCGAGCCATGATCGATTCTGGTGCTTCCGGCAACTTCATTGATCACGAATACGTTGCCCAGAATGGCATTCCTCTGAGAGTCAAGGACTGGCCAATACTTGTAGAAGCGATTGATGGACGTCCCATAGCATCGGGCCCAGTTGTCCACGAAACGCACGACCTGATTGTCGACTTGGGAGATCACCGTGAGGTGCTGTCATTCGATGTGACTCAGTCTCCGTTCTTCCCCATCGTCCTAGGGGTGCGCTGGCTGAGCACACACGATCCCAACATCACGTGGAGCACCCGATCGATCGTCTTCGATTCCGAATATTGCCGATACCATTGCCGGATGTACTCTCCGATACCACCCCCGCTCCCACCACCAGCACAACCATCATTCTATTACCCGGTGGAAGGATACAGAGTTTACCAACCCGTGAGGTATTACTACGTCCAGAATGTGTACACTCCAGTAGATGAAAACGTCTACCCAGACCACCGTCTGGTTGACCCCAGCATAGAAATGATCCCTGGAGCACACAGTATTCCCAGCGGACACGTGTACTCACTGTCGGAACCCGAAATGGCAGCTCTGCGAGATTTTGTGGCCCGAAACGTGAAAGATGGGCTCATTACTCCCACCGTCGCACCCAACGGAGCCCAAGTTCTCCAAGTGAAAAGGGGGTGGAAACTGCAAGTTTCTTACGACTGCCGAGCTCCCAACAATTTCACCATCCAGAATCAGTATCCTCGACTCTCTATTCCAAATTTAGAAGACCAAGCTCACCTGGCGACGTACACTGAATACGTACCTCAAATACCAGGATATCCGACCTACCCTGCATATGCCACGTACCCGACCTACCCGGTAGGATTTGCCTGGTACCCCGTGGGGCGTGATGGACAGGGGCGATCGCTCTATGTCCCTGTGATGATCACCTGGAATCCGCATTGGTACCGCCAGCCACCGGTGCCCCAGTACCCaccgccgcagccgccgccgccacccccaccgccgccgccaccgccgtcTTACAGCACCATGTAA
- the PEG10 gene encoding retrotransposon-derived protein PEG10 isoform 2 (isoform 2 is encoded by transcript variant 1; non-AUG (CUG) translation initiation codon) — MGPDCPPPPPPPPPNDPASPSSSPCSGQRGQYNPNLAERRREDLSEEINNLREKVMKQSEENNNLQNQVQKLTEENTSLREQVEPAPEEEEDDIELCGAAAAAAPATPIEEESPEDLPEKFDGNPDMLVPFMAQCQLFMEKSTRDFSVDRVRVCFVTSMMTGRAARWASAKLERSHYLMHNYPAFMTEMKHVFEDPQRREAAKRKIRRLRQGMGSVIDYSNAFQMIAQDLDWNEPALIDQYHEGLSDHIQAELSRLEVAKSLSALIGQCIHIERRLARAAAARKPRSPPRALVMPHVNSHHQVDPTEPVGGARMRLTQEEKERRRKLNLCLYCGNGGHYADNCPAKASKASPAGNSPAPL, encoded by the coding sequence CTGGGGCCCGActgcccacctcctcctcctcctcctccccccaacgatcctgcctccccctccagctccccCTGCAGCGGCCAGAGGGGCCAGTACAACCCCAACCTGGCCGAACGAAGGCGGGAGGATCTCTCTGAAGAGATCAACAACCTCAGAGAGAAGGTCATGAAGCAGTCTGAGGAGAACAACAACCTGCAGAACCAGGTACAGAAACTCACAGAGGAGAACACCTCCCTCCGCGAGCAGGTGGAGCCCGCccctgaggaggaggaagatgacaTTGAGCTCTGCGGAGCTGCAGCCGCTGCCGCCCCAGCCACTCCGATCGAGGAGGAGAGCCCAGAAGACCTTCCCGAGAAGTTCGACGGCAACCCAGACATGCTGGTGCCTTTCATGGCCCAGTGCCAGCTCTTCATGGAAAAGAGCACCAGAGATTTCTCCGTTGATCGCGTGCGCGTCTGCTTCGTGACAAGCATGATGACCGGCCGTGCTGCCCGCTGGGCCTCCGCCAAGCTCGAGCGATCCCACTACCTGATGCACAACTACCCAGCCTTCATGACCGAAATGAAGCACGTCTTTGAAGACCCTCAGCGGCGCGAGGCTGCCAAACGCAAGATCAGACGTCTGCGCCAAGGCATGGGGTCAGTCATCGACTATTCCAACGCTTTCCAGATGATCGCACAGGACCTGGATTGGAATGAGCCTGCCCTGATTGACCAGTACCACGAGGGCCTCAGCGACCACATTCAGGCGGAGCTGTCGCGCCTCGAAGTCGCCAAGTCGCTGTCCGCACTGATCGGCCAGTGCATCCACATCGAGAGAAGGCTGGCCCGGGCAGCTGCCGCCCGCAAACCGCGCTCCCCGCCACGTGCGCTGGTGATGCCTCACGTCAACAGCCACCACCAGGTAGATCCGACCGAGCCCGTGGGAGGTGCCCGCATGCGCCTgacccaggaagaaaaagaaagacgcCGAAAGCTGAACCTGTGCCTCTACTGTGGGAATGGAGGTCACTACGCCGACAACTGTCCTGCCAAGGCCTCCAAGGCTTCGCCGGCGGGAAACTCCCCGGCCCCGCTGTAG